One window from the genome of Flavobacteriales bacterium encodes:
- a CDS encoding thioredoxin family protein, translated as MKKIFTLCLAILALGAFKMAHDGIHELEIGDAAKGTDIKLENTEGKKVTLGDLKGKKGLLVIFSCNTCPWVMKWEGRYNGLAETCKKNDIGMVVVNSNAAKREGDDSMESIKAHAKKSGYTFPYVMDEGSALADALGATRTPHVFLFDADLKLAYRGAIDDNADDVKEVKTPWLQNALSNLAAGKAIDPNSTKSLGCTIKRIPQ; from the coding sequence ATGAAAAAAATCTTTACTCTTTGTCTTGCCATCCTGGCACTTGGTGCATTTAAGATGGCCCATGACGGCATACATGAACTGGAAATTGGTGATGCCGCAAAAGGCACCGATATAAAACTTGAAAATACCGAAGGAAAGAAGGTCACGCTGGGAGACCTGAAGGGGAAGAAAGGCCTGCTTGTTATTTTTTCCTGTAACACCTGTCCGTGGGTTATGAAGTGGGAAGGACGCTACAACGGTCTGGCGGAGACTTGCAAGAAGAATGATATCGGCATGGTGGTTGTCAACTCCAATGCTGCCAAGAGAGAAGGCGATGATTCCATGGAATCCATCAAGGCGCACGCAAAGAAATCCGGTTATACCTTTCCTTACGTTATGGATGAAGGGTCTGCTTTGGCGGATGCCCTGGGTGCAACGCGTACACCACACGTATTTTTATTTGATGCCGATCTGAAGCTGGCCTATCGCGGTGCTATTGATGACAATGCCGATGATGTGAAAGAGGTGAAGACACCGTGGTTGCAGAATGCGTTGTCAAATCTGGCGGCGGGCAAGGCCATCGATCCGAACAGCACCAAGTCCCTGGGTTGTACGATCAAGAGAATTCCGCAGTAA